The following coding sequences lie in one Streptosporangiales bacterium genomic window:
- a CDS encoding TIGR03086 family protein, translating into MTKADATPDPRPHLGAALDQTQHEIDAIEAVDLDRPTPCAEYDVQTLLAHLVAVLRKLAVVGNGEDMTQVKDPADDHPDDWGNAFRSARADLEQVWAPDSALGKSYTLPWARLTGHELLDAYAHEFTVHAWDLSRATGRSNELDPVLAEAALDWFTRNVPAEDRSDGGPFAPVVAVANDADAYTRLAAFVGRPV; encoded by the coding sequence ATGACCAAAGCCGATGCGACACCTGACCCGCGGCCGCACCTTGGTGCCGCGCTCGACCAGACCCAACACGAGATCGATGCGATCGAGGCCGTCGACCTGGACCGACCGACACCGTGTGCCGAGTATGACGTGCAGACGCTGCTGGCCCATCTCGTCGCTGTCCTGCGCAAGCTCGCGGTCGTCGGGAACGGTGAAGACATGACTCAAGTGAAAGATCCGGCTGACGACCACCCCGACGACTGGGGTAACGCGTTCCGTAGTGCTCGTGCCGACCTCGAACAGGTCTGGGCGCCCGACTCGGCACTCGGCAAGAGCTACACCCTGCCCTGGGCCAGGCTGACCGGACACGAGCTGCTCGACGCGTACGCGCACGAATTCACCGTCCACGCCTGGGACCTCTCCCGAGCCACCGGCCGCAGCAACGAGCTTGACCCGGTTCTGGCCGAGGCTGCCCTCGACTGGTTCACGCGCAACGTCCCAGCGGAGGATCGCAGCGACGGCGGGCCGTTTGCACCGGTCGTGGCTGTCGCCAACGACGCCGACGCCTACACCCGGCTCGCCGCTTTCGTCGGCCGACCGGTGTAG